ACAACGTGTCAGTATTGCACGTTCACTCATTACCGAACCCTCGGTGATTTTTGCAGATGAGCCTACCGGTAATCTGGATACCGAGACGGAAGAAGAGATTATTGCGATTTTGCAGCAGCTTAACCGGGATATGAATACGACCTTTGTCATTGTGACACATGAAGCAGAGGTAGCGGAGCAGATGCAAGTCGTGCTTACACTGCAACATGGCATACTGGTCGAAGAAGCTGTAAGGGAAGTTTGAGGCAAAAGGAGAGGAAATGTGAGAATACGGGATGTAGCACGTATGGCCTGGGGACAGATCATTCGCAGAAAAATGGTTACGCTGCTGTGTATGATGGGGCTGTCGATCGGTTCTGCCGCCATGATTATTGCACTTAGTGTAGGGCAGTCCGTACAGACCTATAGCGAGAAAACATTAAACGACAACTACAAGATGGATGAAATTACGATTACGCCCAATGAAGGCATACGTACCGGCAACGGCAAGGGGAGCGGTCAGACATCGAAGTTTGAACGGGGTGCGTTGACGTTGGAAAAAATTCAGATTATCCAAAGACTTCCCCATGTTGTTGCTGTGGCTCCCATGTTAAAGCTGGATTCGCTCGAAATGGTGCTTCCGGATGGTCGCAGCACGTATGTTGAGGTCATTGGTACCCAGCTGGAGACCCTTAACGGGTTTGGATACACATATGCTGAGGGACGTGGGGCGGAGGATGGTCGTATGGCGGTGACCAGTTATGGGGCCGCATTTGGACTCGTAGACCCCAAAGTAACCCAGAAGTTATTCGAGCAGTTGAATGCGGATCCATATAACAATGAGCTTTTGCAGCAGTATACAGAAATGTCAGCGAAGCAGGACCAGCTGGTCCTGCAGCGTATTCAGTTTCGATATGAAGATTATGCAAATGCGAGCAAAACCAAAATGAGTGGCTCTATACGCGTATCTGGAGAACTGACGAAGCCTTCCAACATGGATGAGATGAGTGCTCAAAACGATAAAAAAGTATATCTGCCGCTGGATACAGCTCGTGCATTGCAGGATGAGCTTGGGTTACAGCAGGCCGACAGCAGTGCGGCTAAGCATCTTAACTCGGCCTTGGTCAAGGTTGAGGACAAACGTTATGTATCCCAGGTGGAAGAACAGATTAAAAAGCTGACGTTAAACACACAGAGTAATCTGTTCCAGGAGGAAGCGATGGCAGGCCAATTGGCGATGTATCAGAAAGCAGCATTGGGGATTGGTGGTTTTATCATGTTGCTGGCCTCGTTATCCATTATCGTAGCGATGATTATGTCTACGCATCAGCGTCGTAAACAGATAGGTGTGATGAAGGTGCTGGGCGCAAATCTGTGGCAGGTCCGCCAGATGTTTATTACAGA
This Paenibacillus xylanexedens DNA region includes the following protein-coding sequences:
- a CDS encoding ABC transporter permease, with amino-acid sequence MRIRDVARMAWGQIIRRKMVTLLCMMGLSIGSAAMIIALSVGQSVQTYSEKTLNDNYKMDEITITPNEGIRTGNGKGSGQTSKFERGALTLEKIQIIQRLPHVVAVAPMLKLDSLEMVLPDGRSTYVEVIGTQLETLNGFGYTYAEGRGAEDGRMAVTSYGAAFGLVDPKVTQKLFEQLNADPYNNELLQQYTEMSAKQDQLVLQRIQFRYEDYANASKTKMSGSIRVSGELTKPSNMDEMSAQNDKKVYLPLDTARALQDELGLQQADSSAAKHLNSALVKVEDKRYVSQVEEQIKKLTLNTQSNLFQEEAMAGQLAMYQKAALGIGGFIMLLASLSIIVAMIMSTHQRRKQIGVMKVLGANLWQVRQMFITEAAMLGLMGGVAGVGIAFAALGGVNSLLASQMADQVNGPMTVVIQQSALPLGIVFAVLVGIVSGIYPAISASRTNALTVIKAM